The DNA sequence CCTGGGGGGTCTGCACGGCGCGCAGGCGCGCGCGCTCCGGCGTGGCGACGACCGGCTCGGGCTCCCCCGGCGCACCGGGCTCGACCTCCTTGACGGTGTCGGCGACCGGCAGCGCGGGCACGACGGCGGGCGCCCCGTCGCGGACGGCCTCGATGACGCCGTCGACGGTGTCGACGGGCACGAGCGGGCGGGCCGCGTCGTGCACGAGGACGATGCCGACGTCCGCCGGCAGGGCGTCGAGGCCGAGCTTCACCGACTCCTGCCGGGTGGCGCCGCCGGGCACGACGACGAAGTCGGTGCGCTCGGGCAGCGCGTGGTCGGCGAGCAGCGTCTTGACCTCGGCGGCGCCGTCCGGCGGGGCGACGACCACGACGAGCGAGACGGCGCGCGACGCGGCCATGGCGCGTACGGCGTGGATGAGCATCGGCGTGCCGCTGAGGGCGCGCAGGGCCTTGGGGGCACCGGGGCCGAGGCGTACGCCGCGGCCCGCGGCGGGGATCACGGCCGCGGTGCGAGAGGTTACGTCAGACATCGGTTCCGTTCAGGTTTGTGCGCTCGGCCGACATGGGTATGGCCACACCGTGCCGGGCGCGACGCCTTGACCGGACCCTTCCGTGACATCTGGTCGAGCCAGCTGCCCGAGCCCGGCACGCCAAAGTACCGGGGGATCTTTCCTCGCCCACCAACCGCCGGTGAAGTCCGGGGGACGGCGGGGCGCGGCGACCCCCGGGTCCCGGGCGCCTTTCGGGTACGAACATGCCGCAGTGCCCGGCGACACCCCTCAGGGGTCGGCGGGCACTGCGGCAGTTCCTTCATTCCGGACGCGGGCCCACGTGGGGCACGGTATCCGCACGCGCCGGAGCGACGGCTTCGGTCGTCAGGACGCGAGGACCTCGTCGAGCAGGGCCTCGGCCTTGTCCTCGTTCGTGTTCTCCGCGAGGGCGAGCTCGCTCACCAGGATCTGACGCGCCTTGGCGAGCATGCGCTTCTCACCGGCGGACAGTCCGCGCTCACGCTCCCGGCGCCACAGGTCACGGACGACTTCCGCGACCTTGATGACGTCGCCGGAGGCGAGCTTCTCGAGATTTGCCTTGTAGCGACGCGACCAGTTCGTGGGCTCTTCGGCGTACGGCGCGCGCAGTACTTCGAAGACCCGGTCCAGGCCGTCCTGGCCGACCACATCACGCACACCGACGAACTCCGCGTTGTCCGCTGGCACACGTACCGTCAAGTCGCCCTGGGCGACCTTCAGCACCAAGTAGGTCTTGTCCACGCCTTTGATCTGACGAGTTTCGATGGCCTCGATCAGCGCGGCCCCGTGATGGGGATAGACCACGGTGTCGCCAACCTTGAACGTCATGTGACAGGTACCCCTTCCGTGGCTATCCAGGGTAACACGGATACGGCGTCTTCTGAATGGCGTTTTCGCAGGTCAGGGCATATCTCGGGGCTTGACAACAGCAACAGGAACGTGCTGCGGACCGGGTGCGGAAGGGGGTATTCGCAGGTCGGAGCCGCTCTCCGACGGCGGTGAAACGCCCACGTTACACACCCCGCGAGAGCGCCCCAAGGGGACGAACGTCCCGGTTTGCCGGGTTCCCTCAGGTGAACTTCCGCTACTCCGTTCGGTGACCGGGGACACGTGTACGTCCGCCGGTGAGCGGCGAAGTGCGGGCCCCGCCGGAGCGAATCTGAAATTGATCAAGAAGCACGGGCGCCGATGCGCCGGAACCGCGCTCCGATGCGCTTGCCGTTACCCCGATGATCCACCCACTGATCAATTTCCGGTCCGCCGCACATTCCTTAGGGGAAATCCCGGAGACACCACTGACGCGGTTATACGAATGTCGAAACGTGAGGCCAATGGGAAGTGTGGGGCGCCAGAGCCGCCGGAGGCTCGTGACTCCGAGGGGCGGGTCGGGTGCGGCGGCGCGGGAACGGCTCGGTAACCTAAGCGCGCTGACACACCCTTAGGGCAACCCGCCCGCCCTGTATCGCCCACGTTCAAGGAGTTGCCGCCGCCGTGAGCCGCAGCCTTCGACGCGGCGCCCTCGCCGCCACCGCCCTCGCGATCTCGCTCGCCTCGCTCACCGCGTGCGGTGCCGGGAACAACGCGCAGACGATCGAGATCAAGCCGGACAACGCGGCGACCGCCGTCGGCGACATCAAGATCCAGAACGCCATGATCATCACGCAGCCGGACCGCGAGTCGACGGGCCCCGCCGTGGTCGCCGCGACCGTCTTCAACAACGGCCGCACCGACCAGGTCCTGGAGTCGGTCACGGTCGACGGCACCGGCAAGAAGGCCGCCCTGAGCCCCGCCAAGGGCGACCGCCCCGGCAAGAAGGGCAAGGGCGGCGGCCTGGTCGTCCCCGCCGGCGGCTCCATCGTCATCGGCGGTAAGGACAACGCGTCCGCCGTCCTGCCGAGCAGCCGCGAGTCCGTCGAGGACGGCAACGCGCAGCCCGTCACCTTCGGCTTCAGCAAGACCGGTGACGTCAAGCTGAAGACGTTCGTCGTCCCGGCCGAGAGCTACTTCGAGAAGTGGGGGCCGACCGAGCTGCCGAAGGCGCCGGACGCCAAGCCGTCCGGCTCCCCTTCCGGCAAGCCCTCCGGCAAGCCCTCGGGCAAGCCTTCCGAGGGGGCCTCGGGCACTCCGGCGGGCGGCGCGTCGGGCTCGCCCGAGTCGCAGCAGTCCGGCGAGGCGCAGGCGCCTGCCGACGGGGCGGACGCGGAGGCCGGTGCCTCGCACGAGGCCGCTGGGCACTGAGGTTTCGCACGTAGCGCGCGGAAGGGCGGGAACCCCGAGGGGTTCCCGCCCTTCCGCGTATCTGTGTCCGTCTGTGACCTGCGGGCCGTGTGTGGCTGGGCGCGCAGTTCCCCGCGCCCCTTCGGGGCGCTCCTGCTCGGGGTGGTTTACGGCTCGAACTTGTAGCCCAGGCCTCGTACCGTCACCAGGTAGCGGGGGGCGCCGGGGTCCGGCTCGATCTTGGCGCGCAGGCGCTTGACGTGGACGTCGAGCGTCTTGGTGTCGCCCACGTAGTCGGCGCCCCAGACGCGGTCGATGAGCTGCATGCGGGTCAGGACGCGGCCCGCGTTGCGCAGCAGCATCTCCAGGAGGTCGAACTCCTTGAGGGGCAGGTCGACCTTGGAGCCGGAGACCGTGACCACGTGCCGGTCGACGTCCATGCGAACCGGGCCCGCCTCCAGGGCCTGCGGGGTGACCTCCTCCGGCTCTCCCCGGCGCCGCAGGACGGCGCGGATGCGGGCCACCAGCTCGCGCGACGAGAAGGGCTTGGTGACGTAGTCATCGGCTCCTATTTCGAGTCCGACGACCTTGTCGATCTCGCTGTCCTTGGCGGTGACCATGATCACCGGGACGTTGGAGCGGCTGCGCAGCTGGCGGCAGACCTCCGTGCCGGGCAGGCCCGGCAGCATCAGGTCGAGCAGGACGAGGTCGGCGCCATTGCGCTCGAATTCGTCGAGTCCGTCCGGGCCGGTGGCCGCGATCGCGACCTCGAAGCCCTCTTTGCGGAGCATGTACGACAGGGCGTCGCTGAAGGATTCCTCGTCCTCGACGACGAGCACTCGGGTCACGGAAGGACCTCCGGGGCGGCAGGAATGGGTTCGTATGCGGTTGTGTCGTCGGGCCTGGCGCCCTGGTATGCGCCCTCACGGCCGGGGCCGTGCCCGGCTCCGCGGTCGCGGGTCGCGCCCG is a window from the Streptomyces spectabilis genome containing:
- a CDS encoding response regulator transcription factor; this translates as MTRVLVVEDEESFSDALSYMLRKEGFEVAIAATGPDGLDEFERNGADLVLLDLMLPGLPGTEVCRQLRSRSNVPVIMVTAKDSEIDKVVGLEIGADDYVTKPFSSRELVARIRAVLRRRGEPEEVTPQALEAGPVRMDVDRHVVTVSGSKVDLPLKEFDLLEMLLRNAGRVLTRMQLIDRVWGADYVGDTKTLDVHVKRLRAKIEPDPGAPRYLVTVRGLGYKFEP
- the ispD gene encoding 2-C-methyl-D-erythritol 4-phosphate cytidylyltransferase — translated: MSDVTSRTAAVIPAAGRGVRLGPGAPKALRALSGTPMLIHAVRAMAASRAVSLVVVVAPPDGAAEVKTLLADHALPERTDFVVVPGGATRQESVKLGLDALPADVGIVLVHDAARPLVPVDTVDGVIEAVRDGAPAVVPALPVADTVKEVEPGAPGEPEPVVATPERARLRAVQTPQGFDRATLVRAHGAAVVGEGATDDAGLVERLGEPVVLVPGHEEAFKVTRPLDLVLAEAVLARRRANDGF
- a CDS encoding CarD family transcriptional regulator yields the protein MTFKVGDTVVYPHHGAALIEAIETRQIKGVDKTYLVLKVAQGDLTVRVPADNAEFVGVRDVVGQDGLDRVFEVLRAPYAEEPTNWSRRYKANLEKLASGDVIKVAEVVRDLWRRERERGLSAGEKRMLAKARQILVSELALAENTNEDKAEALLDEVLAS
- a CDS encoding DUF461 domain-containing protein codes for the protein MSRSLRRGALAATALAISLASLTACGAGNNAQTIEIKPDNAATAVGDIKIQNAMIITQPDRESTGPAVVAATVFNNGRTDQVLESVTVDGTGKKAALSPAKGDRPGKKGKGGGLVVPAGGSIVIGGKDNASAVLPSSRESVEDGNAQPVTFGFSKTGDVKLKTFVVPAESYFEKWGPTELPKAPDAKPSGSPSGKPSGKPSGKPSEGASGTPAGGASGSPESQQSGEAQAPADGADAEAGASHEAAGH